In one Schistosoma mansoni, WGS project CABG00000000 data, supercontig 0154, strain Puerto Rico, whole genome shotgun sequence genomic region, the following are encoded:
- a CDS encoding serpin, putative — protein sequence MTDILKCLPTTNNFSSRPFDALISTVMDVIQSLGNFSERFYREILKRNEGYLENTFLSPFNIYTALGMILSGSANNTKAELIEAMRLPDCLEQEKIHSSIGELLADFSKLDEGVEIIIGNGIYVNEDVKIKKQFKNIIKQYYNALTEHVAFRTDSECARNRINQWVSEQTNGAIQELIPPESLSYETSAVVLSTTYFKGLWDLSFPNENSHDSEFFKLDGSTMNVELMYNVSYFNMVILPHLKSRAIKLPFIDPKYMLLVILPNSNDGLPDLLNLMCNDGGISAILSRSFENTLLNLYLPKFKLKQGYPLSLKTHLKELGINDAFNPQSADFSNIFISDKLCVTDVFHKSILDIDEEGVVAAGVTACVFDNCDSESSEAEVEFRVDHSFFVSIIWNNILPIFLGHVTTPVND from the exons ATGACTGATATTTTGAAA TGTCTTCCCACTACAAACAATTTTTCAAGTCGACCATTTGACGCACTAATTTCAACTGTGATGGATGTAATACAATCACTTGGAAACTTCAGCGAAAGGTTTTATAGAGAGATTTTGAAAAGAAACGAGG GTTATTTGGAGAATACATTTCTCTCCCCTTTTAATATCTATACTGCACTCGGAATGATTCTCTCTGGAAGTGCAAACAATACGAAAGCCGAGTTGATAGAAGCTATGCGGTTGCCTGACTGCTTGGAGCAGGAAAAAATCCACAGCTCAATTGGTGAACTTTTGGCTGATTTTTCGAAGCTTGATGAGGGTGTTGAGATAATCATCGGAAATGGAATCTATGTAAATGAGGATGTGAAAATTAAGAAACAATTTAAAAATATCATCAAGCAGTATTACAATGCACTGACTGAGCAT GTGGCGTTTAGGACAGATTCTGAATGTGCTCGAAATCGAATTAATCAATGGGTTAGTGAACAGACGAACGGAGCAATCCAAGAACTCATACCACCTGAATCTTTATCGTATGAAACGTCAGCTGTTGTTCTATCCACTACATACTTCAAAG GTTTATGGGATCTATCTTTCCCTAACGAGAATTCACACGACAGCGAGTTTTTCAAACTTGACGGATCAACAATGAACGTTGAGTTAATGTATAATGTATCATATTTCAATATGGTCATCTTACCACATTTGAAATCACGAGCTATCAAGCTGCCGTTTATAGATCCTAA ATATATGTTATTGGTTATTCTTCCAAACTCAAACGATGGATTGCCAGACTTACTGAATTTGATGTGTAATGATGGTGGAATTTCTGCGATACTCTCACGTAGTTTTGAAAACACGCTACTGAATTTATATCTGCCTAAATTTAAGCTCAAACAAGGTTATCCGTTAAGTTTAAAAACTCATTTAAAGGAATTGGGAATAAATGATGCATTCAATCCACAATCAGCTGACTTTTCGAACATCTTCATCTCCGATAAATTATGTGTAACAGATGTTTTTCACAAGTCTATACTTGAT ATTGATGAGGAAGGTGTCGTAGCTGCTGGAGTCACGGCATGCGTGTTCGATAATTGTGACTCTGAATCTTCCGAGGCTGAGGTAGAATTTCGTGTTGACCATTCATTCTTCGTTTCGATTATCTGGAATAATATTCTACCAATATTTCTGGGACACGTTACTACTCCAGTAAATGATTAG